The Canis lupus dingo isolate Sandy chromosome 7, ASM325472v2, whole genome shotgun sequence DNA window AATGATTCAGACCCCTGGGGGAACCTGGACTCCTTACTGTGGTTGGGATGTGTCCAGCTCACATCTCATCTGCATGCAGGACAGTCCTGATGTGCCCACCAGGGCCCGTCTTCCCTCCCATCTTCTCAAGCAGGGTCCTTGTTGAGCCATTTACATCCTTCGTCCTAGGTGGCCCCTCCAATCTGGACTCTACCACCGTGGTCTCCAAATTTTCTATCATGTCCTTATGAGTCAGGATATTTCTAGAAATTActggaaagtgaaagaaaaatggcaGTAGTAGAGTGCTTCCTTGGTGGGGGAATCCTAGACAGGACCTCCCTTCCACATCTTGACCACCCTGGGAAAGTAGCCCTGCCTCTGCTTTACCTCCATGAGGCTGGTAATCCTCAGAACCAGCTTCCCGGAGACCCTGTAAGGGGCTGACACTGGGCAGGACGATGAGagccagagaaaaaagaaggatctGGAGAAAGCAAAAGGACACTTGAGCTGTGGAGACACTAATGGAAGGAACCTAAGGGCAGAACGAACAAAGGGCAGTTGGAATCATCAGGGATGGGAAGGTGAGTATGGTTGGGACTGGGGGTGTCAGGATGGAAGTGTGGCAGAAGATGGTGGAAGTAGGGGGAGACAGGAAGTAGACAGTACCAGAACACAGGTGCTGGTCTGAGCAGCTTTGTTGGACGTTTGGGCAATGAGCGTCTGCAGCTGGCGGAGCTGAGTTACCAGGGAGCTAGAGAAGGATGAATAAAGAGTAAGCTCCCCTGGGGGCTGGAGCACAGGAATGGTGCCCCCATGTGCCACATACCCTTTTCCAGGGGTGCACACTATGCTTTCACTTACATGTTGTGCCTCTCCAGCTCCTGGACTTTCTTCTGTAGTTCCTGGTTCTGTGCAGAACAGGCAGCCACCCTAGGGAGTGTGGACAGGTAGGACCGTTTGCAGTCAGGTGGTCCCTGACCTTGCCTTCCTTGGTAAGGAGGGAGGCCCAGACATACCTGCTCTCTAGCCCGTCGATGTACTCCTTCTTCCGACGCCGACTGTCCTGAGCTGACTGCTTGTTCCGGATCTTCCTCCTGATCTTCTTAAGGACCCTCTCCTCTGCCTGAGGGCCCAAAGTGTGTCAGTCCTGGGCCCTTAACCTCCCTCAACTACCCCTTAACCTTGTAATACTGGCTCTTTCAGAGGCCACAATGAGACAGGTTGGGGTTGGGACTGGGAGGCCCTTTGGGGAAGCATGTTACCTTGGTGAGGGGCAGGTGAGTGGGCAGGGAAACCCCTTCCTGTCCCAGCAGACGCTTCTCCTCCTCTGTAAGGAACACGGTTTGACAAGGCAGCTGGTAGAGTAGAGAGCAGGGAAGGTAGATGAGAGGTGGAGAGGGTCTTCCCTTTTCTGGCATCCAAGGCCACACACCCCTGTATGCCTTTTGGAGAATTTCCCGTTTGCACTTAGGAGTAAATAACCATGAAGTGAGCGGAGGGAAGGGACCTTAATTCAGACGGGCTCTGGACCAAGCCCAGGGGACCTTCTGGAGCTGTGAAAGGAGACCTTACATCCTCTGCCCCCAGACTCAGGAATTTGGCACCCTGAGCAAACTAAGGAGGGCTTGTTCTGGTCTGCACCTCCCCAGAGCTTAAGGGTATTTGAAGACAGGGAGGAACACACTAAGGTGGGGTTTGCTTAATCTCACAATAAGCAAATGATTCACATTTGGCCATTAACTTCCACTTGGCAGTGTGTTATTCCATCAGGTCAACCTCAGGGAGCTCCCTGGGGGCAGTGGCCCACTTGCCCTCAGGGTCTCGGCTCCACTTTTGAGACTGAAGCTCTGTCTTGTCTCCAAGAACTCCCATGGCCAGCAAACTTAACATCTTCTAGGAACATAGTATGTGGAGCAAGTAGACGACATCTGGGGAACCTGAGCCTGCCCACTGAGTAACCTGGCcttctgatacttttttttttttttttttaatatttttaatttatttattcagagagagaggcagagacacaggcagagggagaagcaagctccatgcagggagcccgacgtgtgacttgatcccgggtctccaggatcacaccccgggctgcaggcagtgctaaaccgctgcgctaccggggctgccctgatactCCTTTTTGAAATACTTATGCTTCACTTTCGCTTAAGAggaatttgtttttgcttttgactCCTGATGGTCTTTGGCTTTTAACCAAACCATTTCTTGACTTCTTGCCTTTTCTTGATGATCCCTTCTTGCTCTCCTGAAGCCACAAATTCCCCAGTGTTTTGATGGAAAGCCTAGAAATATCAGACTTTTTAGGGTCCCTTGATTCTGAGTTGCTTGGCTTCCACTCTGGTCTCAGCTTCAAGCACAGCCTGGCCGAGAGCTGAGAATCTGTTCCCTGTTTCACACACAAGCAGTTCTTCCCAGTGACTCTTGGTTGACAGTGACCTGAGCAAGACCCCTGCTCACTCCCACTGCAGGAACCAATGTGGTGCACAGTTCCAGTGGAAATGATGGCACTTGCTTCTCCTATACCTTGTTTCTCGTAGCCGGCTGGATTCCCAGGCAGCCTGTTCATGTCCTAACCCAAAGCTGAAACAATGGCTGGCTGTGGCTGAGCAAACTGCACACAAGGTCTGGGCTTTCTTCCAGGCCCTATCCCCAGATTCCGTGACCTAACTTTCTCCTTAACTGAGTCGTCACCACCACACCCCCAAGGGCTTCTGTCTCCCTTGTCCTTTCCTGCTCTTAAAGTTGCTCATGCCACTTTGATGTTCAGGCCCGTTGACATGAAAAATTGGAGCAAAGAGTTTAGCatcagtttctccctctctcaagccCTTTCCCACCTGTGTGGGTACATATCTTTGTACCTGGGAGTACTGGATCCAGCTGACTGAAGACTCACCAGGGTGGCAGGAGGCACTGGGTTCACACTGCCTGCTCTGGGCAGGGTGTGAGTGTGAGCATCAAGGGGCAGCTCGCAGACCATGCAAGCCTCAGGCACTGGAAGTGGTGGGTTCCACTGATCTGAGGGAGACACAGGTGACCAGGAGAAAGGAGATGAAGGGCCTCGGAGAGGCACAGGTTGGGGAAACCCCTTAGCCCAAGGACTAGGGCTGGACCTGAAAGGCCAGTGTCTCCTTCCCACAAAGAACACTGACCTAGGTGGACAGAGATGAGCCGCCCAGGTGGCCCTTCCATCCTCTGCAAAACCCCTGCCTCAAAGACAACCTCACAGACAGCAGGGGAACTGGGTGCCTTGGGGGCACGAGGACCATCAGGATGGCCAGGGTCCTCCGAGATTCCACTGTCACTGCCAGGAGATGCTTGTGAGCAGTACACTTCATTGGGGTCGATGAAAAGCTTCAGAAAATCTTCGGGCTCACTCTCTTGAAGGCCCTACAGAAGGAGAGAGTTGTGGAGTGCCACCTGACCCCAGACCCAGATTCGCCGCGGCCCTGGACAGCCCAGCCCCACCTGCGCTGTCACACTCACATTGCCTGGCAGCCCCTGCTCAGGGGTCCCGGGAGCCTCtgcatgggggcaggggggccccaGCTCCAGGAAGGCCCCTGCCGAGAAGACCTCTTCTGGGGGCTCCAGCCACTGGTCCAGCAGGCCTGGGGCTCGGAAGTCCATTCTGCGGGCAGAGCTGCAGGAAGGTGAGGGCGGCCTGCCTACCGAGCGGCTgattccccctccttcccttcaccCTTTCCTCACCTGCCACCGGGGGTCTCGTCTCGGGCCTTCTCTCCGCTTCAGACTTGGGGGCCGACTGccgccccggccctgccctgccctgccctccccacccctctgcagCCCGCCGGCAGCCTTTCTTCCCTCCAGGATCTCGCATCCTGGACCTGCCCAgccaagccccgcccccggcctgaCCCCTGGACCGCGAAGTGGGGGGTTGGGAGCCTGGACGTCCGCCAACCGGACTTCAGGAAAGCACGGGCCGCCCCGCCCTTTGCGTCCGTTTCTCCTAGCGACAGCAAATCTTCCTGAGGGGTTGGGCTCTTCGGGAAAGGACGGCGATGACTGTGGCCGCAGCGTACGAAGCGCCGGCCGTCACTGGTGTCAAAAGCAGCTCACAGGCTGGAAAACAAAACCGGAAAACCGCGCGACCGGATCGCTGGAGACTCGCGCAAgcatctcctcccccaccccaggagctcTTTCCACTCGAGCTTGATTGGACGCAAGAGGTTTAAGGGGCAGCGCGTGGAGCCAATAGGAGTGCCGTGTCGGGGCAGGCTGCGCGCTGACTGGTCGGGCAGCCGCCGGGGAGGATCCGCGAGCCCGAGGGCAGGTGCTGGGAGCGGATACAACCTCCGCCAGGCTGACTGACCTGTCGGCCCGACTGGAGCTCCCAGGACTCTGCTAACTGGCaggagccaggggctgggagccCAGAGGATAACGGCCGCCGAGGTTGGTGCAGGAATTCGTCCTACTGT harbors:
- the CREB3L4 gene encoding cyclic AMP-responsive element-binding protein 3-like protein 4 → MDFRAPGLLDQWLEPPEEVFSAGAFLELGPPCPHAEAPGTPEQGLPGNGLQESEPEDFLKLFIDPNEVYCSQASPGSDSGISEDPGHPDGPRAPKAPSSPAVCEVVFEAGVLQRMEGPPGRLISVHLDQWNPPLPVPEACMVCELPLDAHTHTLPRAGSVNPVPPATLLPCQTVFLTEEEKRLLGQEGVSLPTHLPLTKAEERVLKKIRRKIRNKQSAQDSRRRKKEYIDGLESRVAACSAQNQELQKKVQELERHNISLVTQLRQLQTLIAQTSNKAAQTSTCVLILLFSLALIVLPSVSPLQGLREAGSEDYQPHGVISRNILTHKDMIENLETTVVESRLEGPPRTKDVNGSTRTLLEKMGGKTGPGGHIRTVLHADEM